CTGCTCTATGGGCTGGCACGAGGGGCAGAGCTAGACATTTATGCAGGGTCTTCACTGTTGAGAAACCACTTCTATGTGATCCTTGTGAGATGACTTCTCCACCTCTGCAGATGACTTGACCAAGGTCATGGTTATCAAGTTCTAGGGCTAGAGCTGAGAGTATCAAGAAACTAGGAacaatagaaatattaaaaaacagagaaatgattAAATTCATTAGAGTACATCCATATTGTGGAATACTACATCAACTACTACAGTCAtattggggtgggggagagggataaattagcagtttcagattaaaatatacatactactataaataaaatagataactaacaaggacctatgtatagcacagggaactacactcaatatcttgtaataacctaaaatggaaaagaatccaaaaagaatatatatattctttactgaatcactttgctgtatatctgaaaataaccgacattgtaaatcaactatatttcaataaaattaaaaaaaaaatttttaaaggcatgTCTTCAGATAATTTTAATGACATAGGAAAAGATTCATAAcaggctgaattttaaaaagcagaatatagagtttgatctctgctttgtgatatagatatatttattggCCTATCTAcaaatatatatcagagaaggcaatggcaccccactctagtactcttgcctggaaagtcccaaggacagaggagcctggtgggctgcagtccatgcggtcgctaagagtcggacacgactgagtggcttcactttcacttttcactttcatgcgttggagaaggaaatggcaacccactccagtgttcttgcctggagaatcccagggatgggagaccctggtgggcttccgtctatggggtggcacagagtcagacacgactgaagtgacttagcagcttagcagctacAAGTATATATAGCGCGTATATTTACAATAATACCAAAAATGTTTCTAAGTTGTTTCTGGTCCTCCCCCAGTAAATCAGGCCCCTCCTCGCAGCCCCACCCTCATGGAGGTCTAACATATGAAACTGAATAAGAGAAGCCTGCTGACCAGAAGCCTGGACTCTGGGAACTTGTTTTGTGAAAAATGACACCGAGGGAGAGAATAATCAGAGTAGTGCCAGTAGGTGGTGtttataaagtttttattttcagttttcttaaaaataacatttgatttcctttatgcaTGTGTGAAGTGTACTTGCTTTCTTAGGCTGAGTTAATAGGCAGATAAAGACAACACGAGGCAGGGTCCCCAAGTAGAAGTGGGGGGACGGGGCATGTGAAAGGGAGGCGGGGCACAGGGGAGAGGGTGGGTGACCCACGGGACGCTTGAGTGCCCATCAATGCACAGACACGGTCTAACACTTTGTTTTtcgattttttttaaagacatctaAAATTACTGAGAGATACAGTTTCAGCACTTAAATATACAGACGGAAATCCAAGCACTTGAACACAATTCTTAACTCTAAGCTCAGTTATTGCACATAACACAGTTTAAGTAGGCTTCAGGCTATAAGCTCTGCTTGGGACTTCCTTGGATGTCTCGAGTCTCCTTTTGCACCCCCAGTGTCTCTTCCCTTTGACCCCTGCCAGTCCACAGCCTCATGATGATGCTGGGGGTCAGTGGATTAGCCATTCATTCTCCCCAAGGGCTGAGGGGGAGGCTTTGGTGAAATGGAGGGTCCCCAGGTTGATGCCCATGGACCCCCCACCCACTCTGGTGAAGCTGAAAGCACATGGAGCTCATGAGGGGTGAGTGGGTGGCCTGCCCAGATGGGGTGGCATGAGGACGGAAGTGTGGCCATGGCCACGTGTGGTCACAGCCCCAGGGGGTACTGGGGCGCAGTCACGCCCCCTCACGCTCTCATCGGCTgtgcttccctcctcctccttcctgagcTCTCACACCTCCTTCCCCATTGCCCTGAATCCTCTCTGAGTGGTCTCTCAAGGCACATTTGTTTGTTCTGACTCCAACCTGTCCCATTTAGACGTGACTGTCTCTCCCAGCGCCCAGGGGAAAGGAGACTGGGGTGGCCAAGGGCAGCTCTAGAGCCAGGCcagaaatttctttgaaaatctgGTCACGCTCTTTTCAACACAACTCAAATTCCACTGCCTGCCTAAACCAGGGGAGTGGGGACAGGACAGAGAGAGGACACAGAGAAGAGGGATGCAGAAGAGGCCGGGTGGCAGACAGCTTGGTCGAGGGCACACATCCAAGGAGTGAGGAGGGACAGCCCTGCAGTCTTGCTCACAAGGAAACCTGCACCTTGTCTGACAGGAAGTAACCTGAAGGCCTTCAGCCCACTGGGCTCAAGCTGCTTGGTCTAACTTTGGGGGGCCTCGGTCCCAGAAAGTGGGGTGAAGCAGCATAGGGGCTTCAGACAGGGCAAGGCTGGACCCCTGAGTCCCACCAGCGTCTAGTTCAgtgtcttttgctttctttctacAACATATATACAAGGTCATAAAAATGTGCACAGCCAGAAGACCCAGAGACACGGAGAGGATGCGTGCCCCCAGGAGGGGAGGGCCATTGTGAGAGGAGAGGGgcgcccctcctccaccccaggaCGCCCCAACATCCTCAACAGCTGCGCCCAGGAGATGGTTCCAGAAGTCTGAGCCAGGGCAgagggaggaaacagacagactcCAATCCTGTGAGAGCACAAAGTTTCAAGTAGCTCTGAGAGGGGCTGCGCTCAGAGAGCAGAGGGCTGACTGGACCGGTGTTTCCCTGAACCGAGCAGGGGAGCAGAGGGCgggctgggaggctgggaagCGGGGCGGGAGACGGGCAAGGGGGATCTGGGGCAGCGCGGGACACCTTAACAGCCGGAACTGTGCTGGAGAATGAGAAGCGGTTCATGGGGCTAACTGGAGTTTCGTTATTTCCCCTCAAGGGAGGACCTAGAAGATATGAATCCCAGGGTGGAAGTAAAGAAGCCAGGGAGCCAGGCTGGGAGGCTTGCCCAGGGAACTTCACCACATGGACCCCACACCTGCCACCACCCAGCACACAGGGTGCTCCTCCTCACACGCCAGGCCCCcttggctcacacacacacacacacacacactcacacatacacacagcactTGCCATACACCATAGGGCATCAGAGGCCCAAACCCAGGAAAGAAATTCTTTACCAAAGTGTTAGGAAATTTGCTTCAACAGGGAGAACTGGAcagagtaggaaaaaaaacaaaacaaaccagggGGTACCTGCTCATCCACCCCAGCTGCCACCTGGTAAGCAGATTTGGGGAAGCACTGAGACAGCGCCTCAGATTCTGGCTACCCCAGACCCGTCCCCTCTGACTTTTCGCAGCCCTAAACACCCCAGCGCTTGAGAGGCCCTCCACTACAGCGGCCCTAGGATCCCTCATAGGGGAGGAGGGAAAAGCCCAGGAGCTGAGAGGACTGGGGCTGGAAACAGCCCAGGGGTGCCTCTCTCGGAGGAGGGACGGGAAATGTCGTGGTCTCTGAGGGCAGAAGGCTGCAGCTGTCCCCTCCGTCACAGGACCTCAGGGACAATGCCTTTATgggtctggatgggaggggagcatTTATTAAGGGGTCAGGGAGGAGGTGGCACACACACTGGCGAGACCCAGGCTCTTTATCTGCTGCCTGATCTTTAGGCTCCTGGAGTGGGGGCCCCAAccagggagacagggaaggtgtgcacccccaccccaacagGAGCAGAGGGAGCTCAGCTGCACAACTGCCACCCACTGCCTCCACAGAGCAGCACAGACCAGGCCCCACCGAGAGCTGCAGGGAAGGCCCGAGCTGTTTTGACATCAGGGCGACCCCGCCTCTCCTCCTAAGAGCTCTAAGAGACCTGCAAAAGCAGCTCCCGCTggcgccccccccaccccccgcccccgctcacGTGGCCCCCTCACCATCCCAGCAGCCTGGCGAgtccttctcctcccccacctctcagCCTCTGCCCCCAGCTTCTCAGCCACCACGGCTCGCCCTGGCCTGGGTTAGGAGGAGAGTCCAGCAGAGGGAAAGGGCTCCCTAAGGTGGGTGCCCGACTCACCTCATCTGAGTCTGAGGAGGGGGAATGTCAGAGCCAAACCGGCCAGCAGACagctccctgccctccctcccctttgGGACCCATCCCACCAGGCCAGGGCCTGACTCCAGAAGGGACAgggccggggggcggggtgggggtgggcgcggggagcagggaagggcacaggcaggaggagggggctggtTGAGGCAAGGACAGAAAGCCAGGACCAGGAACCCCAGGGTGACAGGGCGGCTTGgatggggctggggggctggcaaGGGGGCACAGAAGCCATTCTGAATCAATTTTCACTTTGCAGGGTGTTAATATGTGTGAATGTGCGTATTTCAAAAGTAACAAACGGAAGAAAACAACCACAAGAGGCCTTAGGGGCCTTTGGGTGACCCTCTGCCACTAGCAGTGTGGACCAAGGACACATTTGTCAGtgcatgccacacacacacacacacacacacacacactcttgcaTACGCAGTCATACATCCTGGCCGTGCATCCACACACGTGCCATGCGCACTCACACGTCTGGTCCTCCCCATTGGAGCCAGGGTCCTTTAGGCTGTATTTTCTGGATCCATTTGTAATCTGCCTGCTTCTGTCCAGGTCTCTGCTGCCGTGTCTCCCCGGCCGTCAGCACCCTGGCCTGCCCCGGTTCCCCGTGGGCCGTCTACCAGATGTAGCCTCCATCGTCCGCCTCGCCTGCctcgccctcctcctcctctgtctcctcgcCTGCTTCctccgtctccttctcctcctcgtCCTCCCAGCCGACACCGCTCCCGAAGTCCCCTGAGAAGCCCACGATGTCGTCTGTGAGGGGAACCAGCCAAGGGGCAGGTTAGGACCCTGCCGgcagggaagcccagcccagcAAGCGGGGCCCCCGGCTGCCGGCCCCTGGCTTACCACAGTCAGGGCTCCCGTGTGTGCGGGTGCCGGTCAGCTCCAGGCCCAGCTGGTCTACACACCAGCAGTCTCCGCTGCTCTGGTCACACTGCATCTTCCGGTAGTAACCATCCTCGTCACAGCTCGGGATGAAGATCCCTGCGTGGGGCAGGCCCCATAGGGTCAGAGCAGGGGCCTCAGGGTGTGGGCTCCTTTGAGAGGTGGCTCCTGGAACCTCGGACTCACAAGCACGTGGGCCCCACCAGAGCCCAGCCAGACCAGCTACCAACCACTTAACAAGCTCGGACACCCAGGGCTGGACGCCAACGTTTCTTCCAGTTCAACTgaccagaaacaaacaaacaaaaaagccttcCTTTCTAAGCCACCTGCTCAGCCCCTGCTATGGGTCCCATCTGCCTCCACGGCCCCCCAGTCCTGTAGGATGGCCAATCTGACCTCATTGTGCCAGACGCCCTGGATCCTGGGCTGCGCCTAGGCCTGCTAATGCCCAGCTTTTTCCTCCCAGCCCTCTGATTCTGACCTGCCCTCGGGGCCCCCCACTTTCCTTCAGATTGCTCCTTAGTTCACTCAGTGAGACCCCCACCCCGGGGCCCTGGGGATAGACAGACTGCCCACTCTGTGGGGTGACCTGCGTAAAAGGACAGCTGCTCAGTGCACACGCTCCAGGAGCACAGACCAGAGAGGACtgctcccaggaggcagagaCTGGCTTCCTGACAGAAGTGGTGCTACACCCAGCCCGAGGGCCACTGGGCTCTCAGTCGATACGGCCTTGTGGGAGGTTCTAGGGGGCTCCATGTACGCTGGTGTCACTGCTCAGTTAAATGCCAGGCTGCACTCAGGAACTGGGAGGCCCCATGGGACCTGCCTCGTGGACATCTGTCCGCtcacccaccaggctcagccAAGAGCATGAGCTTTCTGTTTCCCAAGAACGTTTCCCTGCCCTCGGCTTTGCTCCTGGCTGGCTCACTCTCATCCCCTCAGCTCTCCTCTTGGACACCAGCACCCCAGGGAGGCCTTTGCTGACTTCTGTCCGCTGTGCTCTCCCTCGGCACCACACACACAGGAGCTCTTTCTGTTGTGTCAATTTGTGGGTTGTGTTTCCCCAAGTAGCCTGTGTGCTTTCTGAGTCCAGGGACCATGTCTGTCTTGCCCATCAGTTCTGATCTGCGAGGGTTCACTGCTGTCTCTCCAGAGTTGGCACTCAAGTATTTGCTGAGAACATGAGCATCTGCTGTGGGGGGGGGTCCTCCCTTCAGCTTTGCACaccctgcagtccacagggttgcaaagagttggacacgactgagcgactgaactgaactgactgactgaactgaattgaaaggagGGTTCAAGGAACTTTCCGTATTTCTACCTACAGTCCCAGCAGGAATGGGCACAAAATTAGTGCTTAAAACACACTGAGGGGCTGGTTGGGAGACCTTGCCTCACCACGAGGATAAACAGGAGAGGAATTTCCCTCTCCTGTCTTCCTAAGCCAGGGCCTCCTCTGAACTCAGCATTTTCCATGACACCCACAGGCTAGAGCCTCTGGGCCTCAGAGGTACCCTGGGGCACCCTCCTCCTCACCTGGCTTCTTCTTGGCAGCCTCCTGGATCTGGATGCGCTCCAGCTCTGCCAGGCAGGGAGGCTCTGTGGGGAGAGAAGCAGCCTCTGATGGGGGCCAGCCCGTGGTGCTGACGGGACTCACTGAGCCCCCCTACCCAAGGCTTAGAAACCAGGCAGGGGGCTTTGCAAAATTAAAATACCCGGGCTCTGACACACTGCCGACTGCGGGATGCACTGATCCCTCTAAGGTCCCCTGAAACGACAGAGGGGCTCTGCCAGGTGAAAACACCCAGGTTCCAGTTGAGAGAGGCTATTCCAAGGCTGTGGGATGGGTTGAGGCTCCCCAGGGCCTTGGGGAGGGTATTGGGGACTCATGGGATAAATAAACAGGATTCAGAAGAGGAGGTGGGGGTGAATGCACAGATTCCCCAGGGTGAGAGGCCTCCAGGGCAACATAAGGCTGGAGGGAACATTCAATGGAGGCCTGAAAATAACTGGCAGCCAAATCTAACTTGTCTGTGACCTTGAGAAGTCCCCTAGCCCTTCCCAGCATGAGGCCCGACTGGCTGTAAAATGAGATCAGCTCCCAGCTAGACGGCTGCTGTACAGAACAGAGAGCATGAGCTCCAAAGGCCTGGGAAGTAATAAGTGCTGCTGGAGCCATGCGGAGAGAGTGGAAGCCTGGACAGTTAGGGACAATGAGACTGATCAAAACATGAGACACTGGCAGGGGGAGCTGTGATTTACATGGTGCTCTGCACCCAGATTTTTCTCACTTCATCTTCACAACAGTCTCTGAGGTATTGTTATCTCCCCATTCAGTCGCCCAGGGTCCCAAACCAGCTAACGGTGGAGCCCTAGCGGAAGCCTCAGCCTCAGGCCACAGATGCTGTAACCCTCCCACCACACGACCACAGTGGGGACCAGGCCAAACACCAGAGGCAGAGCAGGGGCTGCCCCACCTCTGGCTGGTCAGCTGACCCCTGGGAACCTCAATTTCCCCATCGATGATGGTTACCCCTTGACCTAGGTGGTCTCTAGGTGTGTGTCCCGCTTTGGTTCAGGATATAAAAAGCTGGCAAATGACACCACATCTCTAATGATCACATGCACACCCATATTTGGGGCGTATACTATGAGATGGGTTGAAAAGTGGAATCACTGAGAAGCcaatgaagcttcagcttcaggacccCTTAGTCTCTTCCAAGCCCTCTGAAGGGCCCTAGAAATTTTACATTTGTAGTTTTTAATACTCTTCCTCAAAGTAGGCCTCCAAAAGTGCACAAGCTTCAGGACCCATAATATCCACTCAGGGCCTGCTGAGGAAGGGGGTCCACATGCTGGTTCCCCTGGGCTCCAAGAGATGAGCTGCTAAAGAGTGCAGGAAGCTGGGGAGCTGGCAAGGTTCTGGGTGGTGGGAGGTGGCCAAGAGGTAGCCACCTGACTCCCAGAGGGAGCCTGGAGTGGGGGGCAGAGCCCGCATGGCAggcaggggcctggggaggggcccaCTCACTCTCCCTCCAGAAGCAGAAGCACCACTCAGCGGTGGAGACCCGGCCGTCCTTGTAGGTGTCACAGGAGTTGAAGAAGGGGCGGATGCAGACTTCGTACTTGTCCAGGTTGATGGCAGCCAGCTCTGTCTGGTCCAGGAAGAGGTCGGCACTGGTGTCCAGCTTGGAGAACATCCAGCCGATGGAGTCCTTGCAGCTGGCCCCCAGGCTCTTGTCCAGCCCTGAGGAGAAAGCCACAGTTCAGACCTGCTTGAGGTAATCACTCCAtccgtctgtctgtccatcccTCCAACTCTCTGTCAGCCCCAGCTCTCTGTTCAGGGTCAGGACAGCTCAGAATCAATCCGACCACTGGGGTGAGAAACTCAAGAACAGCTGAAAGCCCACCCCTCAGCCTCTTCACAGGACCACCCAAACCAGTCAAAATCCTGTTTAGAAAGACCTTCAGGGAAAGTAATTCCTTACCTTCCCTTGGCTGCTCATTTCAGGGTTTAGTTTCTTTCCACCCATTTTAAGGAGTTCTTCCTTTTAGCTAACTCAAACCCCTCCAGTCCAGTTGAAGCCTACCTCCCCTTGTTCTGAAGTTTAGGCTCTTTGAGGCGCTCAGTGTCTGGCAGGAGGGGGAAAAATGTGGGTGCCCCCCAGTGGAGCCAACTGGCCCCAGTGCACACCCATCTCTCCACTTTCCCGCCCTCCTCCCCGGCACAGCAAGCAGCTCCCATACCGCTGGCCAGGCTGGCTCCGCTGCTGGCTGAGCCGTTCTGCTTGGAGTTCTCATGAAGGAGCTGGAACCAGTCCCGCAGCCGATCCCCCAGGTCGGCCAGGTCCTGACCGGTGCACGTCTCTGCAGTTGGCAGAACAGGGAGAAAGGAGTAGAGGGTGAAGTTGGGGTGAAGCAGCAAGCATGGTCTCGACTGGGGGTGGTGCCCTACAGGCCTGGAGGCTGGGCAGTGGCGAGGAGCGCCAGGGGAAAAGGGAGCTAGAAACCAGaggctctctctcctcctctcccatcttcccctcctcctcactcCCTAGGACCAAAAGCTCCCTGTGATGAGGCCAAGCCCTCCTGCTCCATGCAAACCAGACCCTCCAGCTCCACAGGTCCCTCAGGCCTGTTCCTGGTTTTGGTCACTTCTCCCTTCCCATTGCAAACCTCCCTTGCCCTTTCAGAGCTCTGAAGGAGGACCCCAGGAGCCCTGGCAGTgagccgccccccaccccaaacctgcCGTGGCCCAGCGCTCGTTACCTGGTTTGCTGTCGGAGGTAGAGGTGGCGGCCTGCTctgtggggcaggggcaggggccctCGCATCTCACTGTCAGCTGCTTGCTGCTCAGGCACGCCTGCTGCTCCAGTTTACACTGCAGGACAAGAAAGTCTGCTGGGTGTCGGGGGCACTGCTGGGGGCACCCTCCAGCCTACCATGGCAGCCACATTTGCCTTCCCCCTTGGAGATGGGAGGGCCAGACCTGCAAATAGCGCAGAAAGGCCCTCCCACTCCCTCTGCAGGCCACAGGTGCACACTGGTCAGAGGAAGCAGACCCAGGAAAGCGGGAAATGAAATGCTCCCGGGATCCCCACTCTGCACCAGCCTGCCCTCTCGGCACATTTGTCCTTCCCAGGGTACCTGCATACCCTCACCTCATGCACCCACCCCCTCCTTGCCCTCTtggcctctcctccccctccccacagtcCCTTGGCCCCTGGGCAACCAGCTATGGGCCCCTCCCTCACGGCCTTCCCACAGTCACTTCCATGGGCTCTCTTGATAACAAACAGCTactacctactgctgctgctgctaattcccTGGCCTTTAGAGCTTCTGAGAGGTTAATTTATTCCttgcttttaaagcatttttctgTGGTGGTGTCTGGTTTCTCCCCATGGGATGACCGCTCATGAAACTCAGGTCCTGGTAGCATCTTATAACATGATCCCACCTGGTCCCCCTCAGCTCCATGAGGGAGAAATTGTGTTTCTTGTGCTCAGCAGAGAACACAGACATTCAGAGAGGCCCAGTGACTCAGCTAAGGCCATAGGGCTGAGCTGGAATCCAGACCTTCTAAtgacctccacctcctccctgggCAGAGCAGGGACCCTCACACCACAGCCTCCTGCCCACACCTCGCTTTGCCCTCAGGTGGTGTGACTTGgtgctctcctccccaccccgactggctctgcctgcctcctctgtaaccctctgcctcctccaggcagcttCTGCCCTCTGGCttattctttctctccttcctcttctccctggTGACCTCATCCTCTCCCCAACTTCAATCATCACCCACAGCAGATGACTCTTAAATGTGCCTCACACCCCAAATGGGTTCCTAAGCCTAGAACCCAACTCCAGCTAACAGTCCAT
The Bos indicus isolate NIAB-ARS_2022 breed Sahiwal x Tharparkar chromosome 28, NIAB-ARS_B.indTharparkar_mat_pri_1.0, whole genome shotgun sequence genome window above contains:
- the SPOCK2 gene encoding testican-2; this translates as MRARGCGRLALPLLLLSAAALAEGDAKGLKEGETPGNFMEDEQWLSSISQYSGKIKHWNRFRDVMDVEDDYIKSWEDNQQGDEALDTTKDPCQKVKCSRHKVCIAQGYQRAMCISRKKLEHRIKQPAVKLHGNKDTVCKPCHMAHLASVCGSDGHTYSSVCKLEQQACLSSKQLTVRCEGPCPCPTEQAATSTSDSKPETCTGQDLADLGDRLRDWFQLLHENSKQNGSASSGASLASGLDKSLGASCKDSIGWMFSKLDTSADLFLDQTELAAINLDKYEVCIRPFFNSCDTYKDGRVSTAEWCFCFWREKPPCLAELERIQIQEAAKKKPGIFIPSCDEDGYYRKMQCDQSSGDCWCVDQLGLELTGTRTHGSPDCDDIVGFSGDFGSGVGWEDEEEKETEEAGEETEEEEGEAGEADDGGYIW